The following proteins are co-located in the Pseudomonas synxantha genome:
- a CDS encoding DEAD/DEAH box helicase produces the protein MSRPRLMNRRQDLVEKVIFDGYDFGVLMQYVEGANRLFLERNGFYIRRAEHPQHRYWRLPKGKLLDDLDVLFHRLMELSEDRFNESWETFSHKITAAQNDPDRQAFTWGLTFRIAPLVQGGILLSGDYHPGAVAVSRRMHGVFLGHSKSWRIDAGAEVVRSNLILELGLSEDQFEILDTVQELLTDGSVVPADEITRISLGGPPQERAAKAADDSTSTDVYLAAVPSIERTGSTTEQINQALAGYSLLDHQPAGIRHLLQRTSALLADDMGLGKTRQAIIAAAIRAANRPILVITLSTLIINWQREIQMVYPKATIGQQVFDPSSQWIITNYERLGDFVLHAGHFEVMIIDEAHRLKEPTAAWTRHGFDIAAKIPNRYLLTGTPVLNRESELHTLLRLSGHPVGKLPLKEFCEQFAGSQDFRMNLRGAIGDWMLRRRKDVLPGLKGKQRQTLPIELTAEERKQYDQIRLEDRPSLARLGSLRQLLEQVKIRVVMDLLCELDAEDKVILFCEFKDTVGTLRTRCKQAEYGCVTVVGSDSVGKRQKAIDQFQSDPETRVFAATTSAAGTGNNLTAANYVMFLGLPWTPGLQDQAEDRAYRNGQLRMVVVKIPLVENTIDQMLWQMLQDKRQLASDLIEPDAAGNARQALATNL, from the coding sequence ATGAGTCGTCCACGTCTGATGAACCGCCGGCAGGACCTGGTCGAAAAAGTCATTTTTGACGGCTATGACTTCGGGGTCTTAATGCAATACGTTGAGGGTGCGAACCGGCTGTTTCTCGAACGTAATGGTTTCTATATTCGGCGTGCCGAGCATCCTCAACATCGCTATTGGCGATTACCAAAAGGCAAGTTGCTGGATGACCTGGATGTGCTCTTCCACCGTTTGATGGAGTTGTCCGAGGACCGTTTCAATGAAAGTTGGGAGACGTTTTCACATAAAATCACAGCCGCACAAAACGACCCAGATCGGCAGGCATTCACGTGGGGGCTGACCTTTCGGATAGCTCCACTCGTTCAGGGCGGGATCCTGCTGTCAGGTGACTACCATCCTGGCGCGGTCGCCGTTTCAAGGCGCATGCACGGCGTGTTTCTCGGGCATTCCAAGTCCTGGCGCATTGACGCTGGTGCGGAAGTGGTGCGAAGCAACTTGATCCTGGAGCTTGGATTGTCGGAGGATCAGTTCGAAATCCTCGACACCGTGCAAGAGCTGCTGACCGACGGATCCGTTGTTCCAGCTGATGAAATCACCCGCATCAGTCTTGGTGGACCGCCACAAGAGCGCGCAGCAAAAGCGGCTGACGATAGCACCTCAACCGATGTGTATTTAGCCGCGGTGCCCTCAATCGAGCGCACCGGGTCCACTACCGAACAGATTAACCAGGCATTGGCTGGTTATTCTTTACTGGACCATCAACCGGCAGGCATCCGGCACTTGCTACAGCGCACAAGCGCCTTGCTTGCGGATGACATGGGGCTTGGTAAAACTCGCCAAGCAATCATTGCCGCTGCAATCCGAGCAGCTAATAGACCCATCTTGGTTATCACCCTGTCGACGTTGATCATCAACTGGCAACGCGAAATCCAGATGGTGTATCCCAAGGCCACTATCGGCCAACAGGTCTTTGATCCCTCTTCGCAATGGATTATCACCAACTACGAACGCCTTGGCGATTTTGTTCTGCATGCAGGACACTTTGAAGTGATGATCATCGACGAGGCGCACCGCCTGAAAGAGCCGACCGCCGCGTGGACACGTCACGGCTTCGACATTGCCGCCAAGATACCCAACCGTTACCTGCTGACGGGTACGCCAGTCCTCAACCGAGAATCTGAGCTGCACACGCTGCTACGGCTATCCGGCCACCCCGTTGGGAAACTGCCCTTGAAAGAATTCTGCGAACAGTTCGCCGGCAGTCAGGATTTCCGCATGAATCTGCGGGGCGCAATCGGCGATTGGATGCTCCGTCGACGCAAGGATGTCTTGCCCGGTCTCAAGGGCAAACAGCGCCAAACTTTACCCATCGAACTCACTGCTGAAGAGCGCAAGCAATACGATCAAATTCGGCTCGAAGACAGGCCTAGCCTCGCCAGGTTGGGATCACTGCGTCAGTTGCTTGAGCAGGTAAAGATTCGTGTCGTAATGGATCTGCTGTGCGAACTGGACGCGGAGGACAAAGTAATCTTGTTCTGTGAGTTCAAGGATACGGTAGGAACACTTCGCACTCGGTGCAAGCAAGCTGAGTACGGGTGCGTCACGGTTGTCGGCAGTGACTCTGTAGGCAAACGGCAGAAGGCGATCGATCAATTCCAAAGTGATCCAGAAACCCGCGTCTTTGCCGCCACTACCTCCGCTGCCGGCACCGGCAACAACCTCACTGCGGCCAACTATGTGATGTTCCTGGGCCTCCCCTGGACGCCTGGACTGCAGGACCAGGCTGAGGACAGGGCCTACCGCAATGGGCAATTGCGCATGGTCGTGGTGAAAATCCCGCTGGTGGAAAACACAATCGACCAGATGCTTTGGCAAATGCTGCAGGATAAGCGTCAGTTGGCAAGTGACCTCATTGAGCCCGACGCGGCCGGCAACGCGAGACAAGCATTGGCGACCAATTTGTAG
- a CDS encoding arsinothricin resistance N-acetyltransferase ArsN1 family B, with product MSNTTVRIAQISDAQAIQAIYAPMVEHTAISFELEPPTVEEMAKRIGSTLPTYPYLVAERDGQLIGYAYASQHRAREAYRWSVDVTVYISPEAHRSGVGRALYGVLLPTLKRQGFHAAFAGIALPNDGSVGLHEALGFAHIGTYPEVGFKHGAWHDVGYWRIALDSTSPPKLSVPFSEISLF from the coding sequence ATGAGCAACACCACAGTAAGGATTGCGCAGATTTCGGACGCTCAAGCCATCCAGGCAATTTACGCACCGATGGTTGAGCATACGGCGATTTCGTTTGAGCTTGAGCCGCCCACAGTCGAAGAGATGGCCAAGCGGATTGGGTCGACTTTGCCGACTTACCCGTATCTGGTAGCGGAGCGAGACGGCCAGCTCATCGGCTATGCATATGCCAGTCAGCACCGGGCTCGTGAGGCCTATCGCTGGTCGGTCGACGTCACCGTTTATATATCGCCAGAAGCGCACCGTAGCGGGGTCGGCCGGGCACTGTATGGCGTGTTGCTGCCGACATTGAAAAGGCAAGGGTTTCACGCAGCCTTTGCCGGGATCGCGCTGCCAAACGATGGCAGCGTGGGGCTGCATGAAGCACTAGGCTTCGCTCACATCGGTACGTATCCAGAAGTAGGATTCAAGCATGGCGCTTGGCATGATGTTGGATATTGGCGTATCGCGCTGGATTCAACGAGTCCGCCAAAACTGTCCGTGCCTTTCAGTGAGATCAGTCTCTTCTGA
- a CDS encoding arsenate reductase ArsC, translated as MKVLFMCTANSCRSVLSEGLFNHLAPSGFNAVSSGSFPSGQLNPRAVSTLQALGIDTTDLYSKGSEVFSDSPPDVVITVCDKAGGEPCPVYFGPAVKSHWGLADPSDVEGTDSDIQAAFDATVVQIKKRFEAFFSLDHSALTPQELKRELDQIGEL; from the coding sequence ATGAAAGTGCTATTTATGTGTACGGCAAACAGCTGCCGGAGCGTTCTCTCGGAGGGGTTGTTCAACCACCTGGCCCCGAGCGGTTTTAACGCCGTCAGTTCGGGCAGCTTCCCAAGCGGACAACTGAATCCACGCGCCGTGAGTACGTTGCAAGCGCTTGGTATCGACACCACAGATCTCTACAGCAAAGGCTCAGAGGTGTTTTCGGACTCACCACCGGATGTGGTGATCACCGTGTGTGATAAGGCTGGAGGCGAACCCTGCCCGGTCTATTTCGGGCCTGCTGTCAAAAGCCACTGGGGCCTCGCCGACCCTTCCGATGTAGAAGGCACAGACAGCGACATCCAAGCCGCATTTGACGCGACCGTCGTCCAGATTAAAAAGCGTTTCGAGGCATTCTTCAGCTTGGATCATTCGGCGCTCACACCGCAGGAACTGAAGCGCGAGCTAGATCAAATAGGTGAACTGTAA
- the arsH gene encoding arsenical resistance protein ArsH, which translates to MDEFSSESSLDLPNLDQSLIDFVTLDRLQGNEQPTHKPRILLLYGSTRERSFSRLLTQEAARILTLMGAETVIFDPSGLPLPDDAPEDHPKVKELRDLVLWSEGQVWCSPERHGAMSAVFKAQIDWIPLTLGAVRPSQGKTLAVMQVCGGSQSFNTVNQLRILGRWMRMITIPNQSSVPKAFLEFDDAGRMKPSAYYDRVVDVMEELMKFTLMVRGRETYLVDRYSERKESAEALSKRVNQRSI; encoded by the coding sequence ATGGACGAATTTTCCTCGGAAAGCAGCCTGGATCTACCTAATCTGGATCAGTCGCTAATCGACTTCGTCACACTGGATCGCCTGCAAGGCAACGAGCAACCGACTCACAAACCACGCATCTTGTTGCTGTATGGCTCAACCCGTGAGCGCTCTTTCAGCAGGCTGCTGACCCAAGAGGCCGCGCGCATCCTGACCCTAATGGGAGCCGAGACCGTCATCTTTGATCCCTCGGGTCTGCCTCTCCCTGATGACGCTCCGGAAGACCATCCAAAGGTTAAAGAGCTGCGGGATCTGGTTCTGTGGTCAGAGGGACAGGTGTGGTGTTCGCCAGAGCGTCACGGTGCAATGTCTGCTGTATTCAAAGCCCAAATAGACTGGATACCTCTCACGTTGGGCGCTGTCCGCCCCAGCCAGGGCAAGACGTTGGCCGTCATGCAGGTCTGCGGTGGATCACAGTCCTTCAACACGGTAAACCAGCTTAGGATCCTCGGGCGCTGGATGCGGATGATCACCATCCCAAACCAGTCGTCAGTACCCAAAGCCTTTCTGGAGTTCGACGACGCAGGGCGTATGAAGCCATCCGCCTACTACGACCGTGTTGTGGACGTGATGGAGGAACTGATGAAGTTCACGCTGATGGTTCGGGGCCGGGAAACGTATTTGGTAGACCGCTATTCGGAGCGCAAGGAAAGCGCCGAAGCACTCTCGAAACGAGTCAATCAAAGATCGATTTGA